A DNA window from Bradyrhizobium sp. CCBAU 53421 contains the following coding sequences:
- the asnB gene encoding asparagine synthase (glutamine-hydrolyzing): MTDLVAHRGPDGRGVRVNGNVGMGHRRLAIIDLSDDGAQPMRDRRLPIWITYNGEIYNYVELRTELEALGYTFHTASDTEVLLTAYVCWGAGCLERFNGMWSFAIHDERDNTLFCARDRFGVKPFYYVNTATQFAFGSEIRQLLPLIGRPIADDDLINDFLVCGMTDHTSRTFFKGVEKLPPGHRMRVDVSTGQIEIERYYSLAPGAAVADEGSAAKSLRELLDDATRLRLRSDVRVGTCLSGGLDSSSVATLAARRYAPGSSERFFAITAVSEQASNNEEAYAAEVAEKAELNWLRTKPSYQDFASTAETLLDVQEEPFAGPSIMMQYAVMKAARSNGVIVLLDGQGGDETLLGYHRYYAAWLRDHLRSGGVGGFLSAFGAATQAGISRGRLLMYLFGASSAGLRAAYYRLRYAFLRNPGLPEPLRRFASKTSDAQAMQVLEITETNLPMLLRFEDKNSMRFGIETRLPFLDYRFVEFALALPTRIKLNKGWPKWPLRAAMSDLLPASISWRRDKIGFAAPDQIWLTRHSAAMYDKVIASALLAHYVDMPKLKRKFHRLDLGMRWRLYCVALWGERFRVEAP, encoded by the coding sequence ATGACCGATCTCGTTGCACACCGCGGTCCGGATGGGCGTGGGGTGAGGGTCAACGGGAACGTCGGGATGGGACACCGGCGACTGGCCATCATCGATCTGAGCGACGACGGCGCACAGCCGATGCGCGACAGACGGCTTCCGATCTGGATCACCTACAACGGCGAGATCTACAATTACGTTGAGCTCCGCACCGAGCTCGAGGCTCTCGGATATACCTTCCATACGGCCTCGGATACCGAGGTCCTGCTCACAGCCTATGTTTGCTGGGGTGCAGGGTGCCTCGAACGCTTCAACGGCATGTGGTCGTTTGCGATCCACGACGAGCGCGACAACACGTTGTTCTGCGCCCGCGACAGGTTCGGCGTGAAGCCGTTCTACTACGTCAATACGGCGACGCAGTTCGCGTTCGGCTCCGAGATCCGCCAGCTTCTTCCGCTGATCGGGCGCCCGATCGCGGATGACGATCTGATCAACGATTTCCTCGTTTGCGGCATGACCGACCATACCAGCCGGACCTTCTTCAAGGGCGTCGAGAAGCTGCCTCCAGGGCATCGCATGCGCGTCGACGTGTCGACGGGGCAGATCGAGATCGAGCGCTATTATTCGCTTGCGCCCGGGGCGGCCGTGGCCGACGAAGGCAGCGCCGCGAAATCGTTGCGCGAGTTGCTTGATGACGCGACGCGCCTGCGGCTGCGTTCGGATGTCCGTGTCGGAACCTGCCTGTCGGGAGGGCTGGACAGTTCGAGCGTCGCGACGCTGGCGGCGCGGCGCTATGCGCCAGGCTCGAGCGAACGCTTCTTTGCCATCACGGCCGTGAGCGAGCAGGCGTCCAACAATGAAGAGGCGTACGCGGCGGAAGTTGCAGAAAAGGCGGAGCTGAACTGGCTGCGCACCAAGCCGTCCTATCAGGACTTCGCATCCACGGCGGAGACCTTGCTCGACGTCCAGGAGGAACCGTTCGCAGGGCCTTCGATCATGATGCAGTACGCGGTGATGAAGGCCGCGCGATCGAATGGCGTCATCGTGCTGCTCGACGGTCAGGGCGGTGATGAAACGTTGTTGGGGTACCATCGCTACTATGCAGCCTGGTTGCGCGACCATCTTCGCAGCGGTGGCGTCGGTGGATTTCTGTCCGCCTTCGGCGCCGCCACGCAAGCGGGTATTTCGCGCGGGCGGTTGCTGATGTATTTGTTCGGTGCCAGCTCGGCAGGGCTGCGCGCTGCCTATTACCGGCTGCGTTACGCTTTCCTCAGGAATCCCGGCTTGCCGGAGCCGCTTCGCCGCTTTGCGTCGAAGACGAGCGATGCGCAGGCCATGCAGGTGCTGGAAATTACCGAGACCAATCTGCCGATGCTGCTGCGTTTCGAAGACAAGAACTCGATGCGGTTCGGCATCGAAACGCGGCTTCCGTTCCTCGACTATCGCTTCGTCGAGTTTGCCTTGGCGCTGCCAACGCGCATCAAGCTGAACAAGGGATGGCCCAAATGGCCGCTCCGTGCCGCCATGAGCGATCTCTTGCCGGCCAGCATCAGTTGGCGGAGGGACAAGATCGGTTTTGCCGCTCCTGACCAAATCTGGCTCACGCGGCACTCGGCCGCGATGTATGACAAGGTGATCGCAAGCGCGCTCCTCGCCCACTACGTCGACATGCCGAAGCTCAAGAGGAAATTTCACCGGCTCGATCTTGGCATGCGCTGGAGGCTTTATTGCGTTGCGCTCTGGGGTGAGCGCTTTCGGGTCGAAGCGCCATGA
- a CDS encoding glycosyltransferase family 4 protein — translation MVGECRLVGCCFPGGAMNIWLLHPFAGGPGLGRHWRPFWLADAWSKMGHRVVVVSAGFHHLHREPRAPGPQRINGVDFWFLDTPRYDSGNLGRLRNNLSFAPAFRSATSAIAAQFGEPDLMIASSPHLFFISAARQIARRFGARFWLEVRDLWPESIVALGMTPTWHPLVRLLGWKERSAYRAADRVICLLAGAEAHMRARGLSAGKFIWIPNGVSDGEIQSALTIEALRHPLIDRIDQLKQQGRRVVLYAGGMGPPNAVEVVLDAAAALGSAAPGISFVLIGSGTSLAALKQRAAGLANVEFHDEVDRSIVHGMLHASDCAVVAFHKNALYHHGISPNKLFDYCLFAPRSVIACEERALAGLEDLVTDRCAPDDPGALAASLRAALDGPARSRAERVAIAQRYSYSTLAGRYLADPGDPA, via the coding sequence GTGGTCGGCGAATGCCGGCTTGTCGGCTGCTGCTTTCCGGGCGGCGCGATGAACATCTGGCTATTGCACCCGTTCGCAGGCGGGCCGGGCCTCGGCCGTCACTGGCGTCCGTTTTGGCTGGCAGATGCCTGGAGCAAGATGGGGCATCGGGTCGTCGTGGTCAGTGCCGGCTTTCATCATCTGCACAGGGAGCCGCGCGCGCCGGGACCGCAGCGGATCAACGGCGTCGACTTCTGGTTCCTCGACACCCCGCGCTATGATAGCGGCAATCTGGGGCGGCTTCGCAACAATTTGAGCTTTGCGCCGGCGTTTCGTTCGGCGACGTCAGCGATCGCCGCACAATTCGGCGAGCCGGACCTGATGATCGCGTCCAGCCCGCATCTGTTCTTCATTTCGGCGGCGCGTCAGATCGCGCGGCGCTTCGGTGCCAGGTTCTGGCTGGAGGTTCGCGACCTCTGGCCGGAGAGCATCGTGGCGCTTGGGATGACCCCGACCTGGCACCCCCTCGTGAGGCTGCTCGGCTGGAAGGAGCGGTCCGCCTATCGCGCAGCGGATCGCGTGATCTGTCTTTTGGCCGGTGCGGAAGCCCATATGCGGGCGCGTGGCTTGAGCGCCGGCAAGTTCATCTGGATCCCCAACGGGGTGTCCGACGGTGAAATCCAGAGCGCGCTGACAATCGAAGCGCTTCGTCATCCGTTGATAGATCGCATCGATCAGCTGAAGCAACAGGGCAGGCGGGTTGTTCTCTATGCCGGCGGCATGGGGCCGCCAAACGCGGTGGAGGTCGTTCTCGACGCCGCGGCTGCTCTCGGCAGCGCAGCCCCCGGGATCAGCTTCGTTCTGATCGGTTCAGGCACCTCGCTCGCCGCACTGAAGCAGCGGGCGGCGGGGCTTGCCAACGTGGAGTTTCACGACGAAGTCGATCGGTCGATCGTGCATGGCATGCTGCACGCGTCCGATTGCGCGGTCGTCGCCTTCCACAAGAACGCGCTCTATCATCACGGCATCAGCCCCAACAAGCTGTTCGACTATTGTCTCTTCGCACCGCGCAGCGTCATTGCCTGCGAAGAGCGGGCGCTCGCCGGGCTCGAGGACTTGGTGACCGATCGATGCGCGCCCGACGACCCCGGCGCACTCGCCGCGTCCCTGCGCGCGGCGCTGGACGGTCCGGCGCGTTCGCGGGCCGAACGCGTAGCCATCGCGCAGCGCTACAGCTATTCGACGCTCGCCGGGCGGTACCTGGCCGATCCGGGGGATCCTGCCTAG
- a CDS encoding winged helix-turn-helix transcriptional regulator yields the protein MAGILPTDENDSDRLVLGLLTSLEADGAQSQRRIAADLGVALGLVNAYLKRAIKKGFVKVGQAPARRYAYYLTPQGFSEKSRLTVQFLSDSFSLFRKAKEEYGRLFERAQALGFRRVVLAGQSDLCEIAILCAVDGPISILAIVDPDATASRFIGVKVVSSYALVDEPFDAVVVTHLTAARSVFDQAVSNFGAEKVLAPDLLGLRPKQPLGA from the coding sequence ATGGCGGGCATTCTACCGACAGATGAGAATGACAGCGACCGGCTGGTGCTCGGTCTGCTCACCTCGCTTGAAGCCGATGGTGCGCAGTCGCAGCGGCGGATCGCAGCCGATCTCGGCGTCGCGCTCGGCTTGGTCAACGCCTACCTGAAGCGGGCGATCAAGAAGGGCTTCGTCAAGGTCGGGCAGGCGCCGGCGCGGCGTTATGCCTATTACCTCACGCCGCAAGGCTTCTCCGAGAAATCGCGACTGACCGTCCAATTCCTGTCGGATTCCTTTTCGCTCTTCCGCAAGGCGAAGGAGGAGTATGGCAGGCTGTTTGAGCGGGCTCAGGCGCTCGGCTTCAGGCGGGTGGTGCTCGCCGGACAATCCGACCTCTGCGAAATCGCGATCCTGTGCGCGGTCGACGGGCCGATCTCGATCCTTGCGATCGTTGATCCCGATGCAACCGCGAGCCGGTTCATCGGCGTCAAGGTCGTCTCCTCCTATGCATTGGTGGACGAGCCGTTCGATGCGGTCGTTGTCACGCATCTGACGGCGGCGCGCAGCGTATTCGACCAGGCGGTCAGCAATTTCGGCGCGGAGAAAGTCCTTGCGCCGGATCTGCTGGGCCTGCGTCCAAAACAGCCGCTGGGAGCGTGA
- a CDS encoding transcription termination/antitermination protein NusG → MAMEHGSRWYVVQTQVNAEAKAAANLERQGFSIYFPRYLKRRSHARKVEIVPRPLFPRYLFVGIDLASQRWRAIQSTLGVSHLVCVGDRPAVVEDRVIDALKGREDDAGYITLVRRPAFSPGDKVRIVEGAFVDSLALVEDASDQHRVAVLLNLLGRKVRVLVGTDLIAAA, encoded by the coding sequence ATGGCCATGGAGCACGGTTCACGCTGGTACGTCGTCCAGACACAGGTCAACGCCGAAGCAAAGGCGGCCGCCAACCTCGAGCGGCAGGGTTTCTCGATCTACTTCCCCCGTTACCTGAAGCGCCGCAGCCACGCCAGGAAGGTGGAGATTGTGCCGCGTCCGCTGTTCCCGCGTTACCTCTTTGTCGGGATCGATCTCGCGTCGCAGCGATGGCGGGCCATTCAATCGACGCTTGGCGTGTCGCACCTCGTGTGCGTCGGAGACCGGCCGGCGGTGGTGGAAGACCGCGTCATCGATGCCCTGAAGGGGCGCGAGGACGACGCCGGCTACATCACGCTTGTGCGCAGGCCGGCGTTCTCGCCGGGGGATAAAGTGCGAATTGTCGAAGGTGCATTCGTCGACAGTCTTGCGCTCGTTGAAGACGCCAGCGATCAGCATCGCGTTGCGGTTCTGTTGAACCTGTTGGGCCGCAAGGTTCGTGTTCTTGTCGGAACGGACCTGATCGCGGCGGCGTAA
- a CDS encoding Gfo/Idh/MocA family protein yields the protein MTTYALIGAAGYIAPRHMRAMAETGGNLAVAYDPNDSVGIMDSHFPDAEFFTQFELFDRHVDQLRRGGKKIDYMSICSPNYLHDAHCRFALRAGVDAICEKPLVLNPGDIDELAAIERDTGRRISTILQLRLHPAIIALRDRFANSNKRHKVELTYITSRGRWYHTSWKGADAKSGGVATNIGVHFFDMLSFVFGPASRNEAHLREEERAAGSLECERADVSWFLSLDRNDLPDGVKGKKTTYRSITVDGEEVEFSEGFTDLHTRSYEEIVAGRGFRLDEVRPSIDIVSTFRHAPIVRSNGVHAFAQKAMHR from the coding sequence ATGACGACTTACGCACTGATCGGCGCTGCCGGCTACATCGCGCCGCGGCACATGCGGGCGATGGCCGAGACCGGCGGCAACCTGGCCGTGGCGTACGATCCCAACGATTCCGTGGGCATCATGGACAGCCATTTTCCGGATGCCGAGTTCTTCACCCAGTTCGAGCTGTTCGATCGTCACGTCGACCAGCTGCGCAGAGGTGGCAAGAAGATCGACTACATGTCGATCTGCTCGCCGAACTATCTGCACGATGCGCATTGCCGGTTTGCGCTGCGCGCGGGCGTGGATGCCATCTGCGAAAAGCCGCTGGTCCTCAATCCCGGCGACATCGACGAACTGGCCGCCATCGAGCGGGACACCGGCCGCCGCATCTCGACCATTCTGCAATTGCGGCTGCATCCCGCGATCATTGCCCTGCGCGATCGCTTCGCGAACTCGAACAAGCGCCACAAGGTCGAGCTGACCTACATCACGTCGCGCGGGCGCTGGTATCACACCTCGTGGAAGGGGGCAGACGCCAAGTCCGGTGGTGTCGCGACCAATATCGGGGTGCACTTCTTCGATATGCTGAGCTTCGTGTTCGGCCCCGCCAGCCGCAACGAGGCGCATCTGCGCGAGGAGGAGAGGGCGGCCGGCTCTCTGGAATGCGAGCGCGCGGATGTGAGCTGGTTCCTGTCGCTGGACCGCAACGATCTGCCCGACGGCGTGAAGGGCAAGAAGACGACCTATCGCTCGATCACCGTCGACGGCGAGGAGGTCGAATTCTCGGAAGGGTTCACCGATCTCCATACGCGGAGCTATGAGGAGATCGTCGCCGGCCGCGGCTTCAGGCTGGACGAGGTCCGCCCCTCGATCGATATCGTCTCGACGTTCCGCCACGCGCCGATCGTCAGAAGCAACGGCGTTCACGCCTTTGCCCAGAAGGCGATGCACAGATGA
- a CDS encoding acyltransferase, whose product MSEMREDPRFPGVLIHQSSYVDDGAVLGRGTKIWHFCHILPRTVIGEDCSIGQNVMIGPNVTIGNGCKIQNNVSIYDGVELGDDVFCGPSCVFTNVNNPRAGVSRKDEFRKTPIGRGASIGANATIVCGHSLGEYCFIGAGSVVTKNVAAFSLMAGNPARRIGWVSRAGERLGSDLVCPRTHRRYELHNEALVEIEG is encoded by the coding sequence ATGAGCGAGATGCGCGAGGATCCGCGCTTTCCGGGCGTCCTGATCCATCAATCGAGCTACGTCGATGACGGGGCGGTGCTCGGGCGCGGCACCAAGATCTGGCACTTCTGCCATATTCTGCCGCGCACCGTGATCGGCGAGGATTGCTCGATCGGCCAGAACGTGATGATCGGTCCGAACGTGACGATCGGAAACGGCTGCAAGATCCAGAACAACGTCTCGATCTATGACGGTGTCGAACTCGGCGATGACGTGTTCTGCGGTCCGAGCTGCGTCTTCACGAACGTGAACAATCCGCGCGCCGGCGTGTCGCGGAAGGACGAGTTCCGCAAGACGCCGATCGGGCGCGGCGCCAGCATTGGCGCCAATGCGACCATCGTTTGCGGACATTCGCTGGGCGAGTACTGCTTCATCGGAGCAGGTTCCGTCGTCACCAAGAATGTCGCAGCATTTTCGTTGATGGCGGGCAATCCGGCCCGCCGAATTGGTTGGGTGAGCAGAGCGGGCGAGCGGCTGGGCAGCGATCTGGTCTGCCCGCGCACTCATCGTCGTTATGAGCTTCACAATGAAGCGCTGGTGGAAATCGAGGGTTGA
- a CDS encoding NAD-dependent epimerase/dehydratase family protein, protein MDIRGKKVVVIGGAGLIGSHAVDQLTQTDVGEIVIYDNFVRGTHENLAGALRDPRVKIFEAGGDITQTDILDAALKGADGVFQFAALWLLQCHEFPRTAFDVNVNGMFNVLDGCVRNGVKRLVWSSSASVYGDAVEEPMTEDHPFNNKNFYGATKICGEAMARAYHFRYGLDYVGLRYMNVYGPRQDYRGAYIAVIMKMLDAIDKGEGPTILGDGSEAFDFVAVEDCARANLCAMGASATDRFYNVGTGHRTSLKQIAEKLLNLTGSNQPINYAPRSQATLVRNRIGSPKRAQEEIGFTAAIDLDEGLRRLIDWRRSHIDQVDQRRAKAQI, encoded by the coding sequence ATGGACATTCGCGGAAAGAAGGTTGTCGTTATCGGGGGCGCCGGGCTGATCGGGTCGCATGCGGTCGATCAGCTGACGCAGACTGACGTCGGCGAGATCGTCATTTACGACAATTTCGTGCGCGGCACGCATGAGAACCTTGCCGGCGCGCTGCGCGACCCTCGCGTCAAGATCTTCGAGGCCGGCGGCGACATCACGCAGACCGATATCCTCGATGCGGCCCTGAAGGGAGCCGACGGGGTGTTCCAGTTCGCCGCGCTCTGGCTGCTGCAGTGTCACGAATTCCCGCGGACGGCCTTTGACGTCAACGTCAACGGAATGTTCAACGTCCTCGATGGATGCGTGCGCAACGGCGTCAAGCGGCTGGTCTGGTCGTCGTCGGCCTCCGTCTATGGCGATGCCGTCGAGGAGCCGATGACGGAAGACCATCCGTTCAACAACAAGAACTTCTACGGTGCGACCAAGATCTGCGGCGAGGCTATGGCCCGCGCCTACCACTTCCGCTACGGCCTCGACTATGTCGGCCTGCGGTACATGAACGTGTACGGACCGCGTCAGGACTACCGGGGCGCCTATATCGCCGTGATCATGAAGATGCTCGACGCGATCGACAAGGGAGAGGGGCCGACGATCCTGGGAGATGGCTCGGAGGCGTTCGATTTCGTCGCGGTGGAGGATTGCGCGCGCGCGAATCTGTGCGCCATGGGCGCGAGCGCGACGGATCGCTTCTACAATGTCGGCACCGGACATCGGACCTCGCTGAAGCAGATCGCCGAAAAGCTCCTGAACCTCACCGGCTCCAATCAGCCGATCAACTATGCGCCGCGGAGCCAGGCCACGCTGGTGCGCAACCGGATCGGATCGCCGAAGCGGGCGCAGGAGGAGATCGGCTTCACCGCCGCGATTGATTTGGACGAAGGGCTGCGGCGGCTGATCGACTGGCGCAGAAGCCATATCGATCAGGTCGATCAGCGTCGTGCCAAGGCTCAGATCTAA
- the asnB gene encoding asparagine synthase (glutamine-hydrolyzing), with translation MCGIAGILHRDGRPASITTLTAMTDIIAHRGPDGEGHYCNGPVGLGHRRLSIIDLTDASRQPMETRDGRFVLTYNGEIYNFKELKVELSARGHVFNSSGDSEVLLHAFAEWGIDALLKFNGMFAFAIWDNRERKLTLARDRFGVKPLYYAELGQTFVFASEHKAFRAFSEYKSRVDIAGLSEYLSFQNFFAERTLFAGVKLLPAGCYLEISQDSRAVEPVQYWDFHFEEPEYAVDENEATDELDRLFRQAVNRQLVSDVEVGCYLSGGMDSGSITALASSQLPFMRTFTVGFDLNSASGVELGYDERTKAEHMSYLFKTEHYEMVLKAGDMERALPRLAWHLEEPRVGQSYPNFYAAKLASKFGKVVLTGTGGDELFAGYPWRYYRAVVNDDFDHYIEKYFGFWQRMVPSGTMPNLLGPVWNEARQTSPIDIFRGVFKEHASELRRPEDYVNHSLYFEAKTFLNGLLVVEDKLAMAHGLESRVPFLDNDLVDFAMKLPAKMKLGNLTEVISLNENEPGGKAQRYYERTKDGKLILRKMMSRHIPDEVAEREKQGFSAPDASWFKGESIEYVKRRLFSNTARIYDLVDRKTVRSLVDEHLEGRENRRLLIWSLLNLEQIMESSF, from the coding sequence ATGTGTGGCATAGCCGGAATCCTGCACCGCGACGGGCGGCCCGCTTCAATCACCACGTTGACGGCAATGACCGATATCATTGCCCATCGCGGGCCGGACGGCGAAGGCCATTACTGCAACGGTCCCGTTGGGCTCGGTCATCGCCGGCTGTCGATCATCGACCTGACCGACGCATCGCGGCAGCCGATGGAGACGCGCGACGGCCGATTTGTGCTGACCTACAATGGTGAGATCTACAACTTCAAGGAGTTGAAGGTCGAGCTTTCGGCCAGGGGCCACGTCTTCAACTCCTCGGGCGACAGCGAGGTGTTGCTGCATGCCTTCGCCGAGTGGGGCATTGATGCGCTTCTCAAGTTCAACGGCATGTTCGCTTTTGCGATCTGGGACAATCGGGAGCGGAAGCTCACGCTGGCCCGAGACCGCTTCGGCGTGAAGCCGCTCTACTACGCCGAGCTTGGGCAGACCTTCGTCTTCGCCTCCGAGCACAAGGCTTTTCGGGCGTTTTCGGAGTACAAGTCGCGGGTCGACATCGCCGGGCTGTCGGAATATCTCAGCTTTCAAAACTTCTTCGCCGAGCGGACACTGTTCGCCGGCGTGAAGTTGCTGCCGGCCGGCTGCTACCTGGAAATTTCGCAGGACAGCAGGGCGGTCGAGCCGGTGCAGTACTGGGATTTTCATTTCGAGGAGCCCGAATACGCCGTCGACGAGAATGAGGCGACCGACGAGCTCGATCGCCTGTTCAGGCAGGCGGTCAACCGGCAGCTCGTGAGCGACGTCGAGGTCGGCTGCTATCTTTCCGGCGGCATGGATTCCGGCTCCATTACCGCGCTTGCATCGAGCCAACTGCCGTTCATGCGGACCTTCACGGTCGGCTTCGATCTCAACTCAGCCTCGGGCGTCGAGCTTGGATACGACGAGCGGACCAAGGCCGAGCATATGTCGTATTTGTTCAAGACCGAGCACTACGAGATGGTCTTGAAGGCCGGCGACATGGAGCGTGCACTGCCCCGGCTTGCATGGCATCTGGAAGAGCCGCGGGTTGGGCAATCCTATCCCAACTTCTATGCCGCCAAACTCGCATCCAAATTCGGCAAGGTGGTCCTGACCGGGACCGGGGGAGACGAACTCTTCGCCGGATACCCCTGGCGTTACTACCGCGCCGTCGTGAACGACGACTTCGATCATTACATCGAGAAGTACTTCGGATTCTGGCAGCGCATGGTTCCGAGCGGAACGATGCCGAACCTGCTGGGGCCGGTATGGAATGAGGCCAGGCAGACCTCGCCGATCGATATTTTCAGAGGCGTGTTCAAGGAGCACGCCTCGGAGCTGCGGCGGCCAGAGGACTACGTCAATCACTCGCTCTACTTCGAGGCCAAGACGTTCCTGAACGGCCTGCTTGTCGTCGAGGACAAGCTGGCGATGGCGCATGGGCTCGAGAGCCGCGTGCCGTTCCTCGACAATGATCTTGTCGATTTCGCCATGAAGCTTCCCGCCAAGATGAAGCTCGGCAATCTGACCGAGGTCATCAGCCTCAACGAGAACGAGCCCGGGGGTAAGGCGCAGCGCTATTACGAGCGCACCAAGGACGGCAAGCTGATCTTGCGGAAGATGATGAGCCGGCACATTCCCGACGAAGTCGCGGAGCGCGAGAAGCAGGGCTTCTCCGCGCCGGACGCCAGCTGGTTCAAGGGCGAGAGCATCGAGTACGTCAAGCGGAGGCTCTTCAGCAACACTGCCCGCATCTACGACCTGGTCGATCGAAAGACCGTTCGCTCGCTGGTCGACGAACATCTGGAGGGGCGGGAAAACCGGCGGCTGCTGATCTGGTCCTTGCTCAATCTCGAGCAGATCATGGAAAGCAGCTTTTAG
- a CDS encoding ABC transporter permease, whose protein sequence is MVDRDLSAAHARHGFGALWVFIHPLVVVGTYLLIFGFVLGSKLSITADFPGDYSAYILASLVPWLMLQAALVRGPGALIGSANLVKQVVFPIELLPIAATIAATIPHLPALGLVILYKAYVGGLSWMLLLLPVVFAIHAILAIGLSFALSAITPFFRDLREIVTVFTSIAMYLMPTVYLPDWMPRALRPLIYSNPFSYVVWVYQDVLFFGSFRHPYAWAVTIVFALLSLGLGYRMFEKLKPYYGNAL, encoded by the coding sequence ATGGTCGATCGTGACCTGAGCGCGGCGCATGCCCGGCACGGATTTGGCGCCTTGTGGGTCTTCATCCACCCGCTGGTTGTCGTTGGAACGTACCTGCTCATCTTCGGCTTCGTGCTGGGCAGCAAGCTGTCGATTACCGCGGATTTTCCCGGCGACTACTCTGCCTACATCCTCGCAAGCCTGGTGCCGTGGCTGATGTTGCAGGCTGCGCTGGTGCGCGGGCCCGGAGCGCTGATCGGAAGTGCAAATCTCGTCAAGCAAGTCGTGTTTCCGATCGAGCTGCTTCCGATCGCGGCAACCATTGCCGCGACGATCCCCCATTTGCCGGCTCTCGGGCTCGTCATTCTCTACAAGGCCTATGTGGGCGGGCTCAGCTGGATGCTGCTGCTGCTGCCGGTCGTATTTGCCATCCACGCAATTCTGGCGATCGGATTGAGCTTCGCGCTGTCCGCAATCACTCCGTTCTTCCGCGATCTGCGCGAGATCGTCACGGTCTTCACCTCGATCGCGATGTATCTGATGCCGACGGTATATCTCCCCGACTGGATGCCGCGTGCCCTCCGTCCGTTGATCTATTCGAATCCGTTCAGCTACGTCGTCTGGGTCTACCAGGACGTTCTCTTCTTCGGTTCGTTCAGACATCCGTACGCCTGGGCGGTGACCATCGTGTTTGCGCTGCTAAGTCTGGGCCTTGGATACCGCATGTTTGAAAAGCTGAAACCGTATTATGGCAATGCTCTCTGA
- a CDS encoding ABC transporter ATP-binding protein — translation MAMLSDNQGAGDLIALAGSLEPQCAIRVTDLGKAYRLYQQPLDFLKEIITGKPRHHEHWAIQNVSFEVLRGRVVGIIGPNGAGKSTLLKIIAGLLDASTGRVEVAGRLSAILELGTGFHPDVSGRDNIVLGGMCLGMTRAEIEGKVPWIIDFSELADVIDQPFRTYSSGMQARLTFATAISVDPEIFIVDEALAAGDTAFVNKCMKRVRQICESGATVLFVSHSSGLISELCDEAIWIDKGRVLMHGNAQRVSKAYEQSVWDIEEARNLNETKKLSQAIESTAATGKYELGGDTLQITSVEVIDVDGKPIGVVKNGQPLRIRVSWSGFSEHKQIYASLRIDTARLQAVTGIEGYDGGLFLDGDGDLPERGSVIYEVPELALGEGQYYISAALCRHMLPKGAEAILHYVEKAAQFSVSRNSLWHFNYLYDPKFTCSIERS, via the coding sequence ATGGCAATGCTCTCTGACAATCAGGGCGCCGGCGACCTGATCGCACTTGCCGGGTCATTGGAGCCGCAGTGCGCCATTCGGGTCACTGATCTCGGCAAGGCCTATCGGCTCTATCAGCAGCCGTTGGATTTCCTGAAGGAGATCATCACCGGAAAGCCTCGACACCACGAGCACTGGGCGATCCAGAATGTTTCGTTTGAAGTGTTGCGCGGACGCGTGGTCGGCATCATCGGGCCGAACGGCGCGGGAAAGAGCACCCTCCTGAAGATCATTGCCGGACTGCTGGATGCCTCGACCGGACGGGTCGAAGTGGCGGGACGGTTGTCCGCGATCCTGGAATTGGGGACCGGCTTTCATCCGGATGTGTCGGGTCGCGACAACATCGTCCTCGGCGGCATGTGCCTTGGTATGACGCGAGCGGAAATCGAGGGGAAGGTTCCCTGGATCATCGATTTCAGCGAGCTTGCCGATGTGATCGACCAGCCGTTCCGGACCTACTCGAGCGGCATGCAGGCGCGGCTCACGTTTGCGACGGCGATCAGCGTCGATCCCGAGATATTCATCGTCGATGAAGCGCTCGCGGCGGGTGATACCGCCTTTGTCAACAAGTGCATGAAGCGGGTTCGTCAGATCTGCGAAAGCGGCGCCACCGTGCTGTTCGTCTCGCACTCGAGCGGGTTGATCAGCGAGTTGTGCGACGAGGCGATCTGGATCGACAAGGGGCGGGTGCTGATGCACGGCAACGCCCAGCGCGTCAGCAAGGCCTACGAGCAGAGTGTCTGGGACATCGAGGAAGCGCGCAATCTCAACGAAACCAAGAAGCTGAGCCAGGCGATCGAAAGCACGGCCGCGACCGGAAAATACGAGCTTGGCGGCGACACCCTGCAGATCACCTCCGTCGAGGTGATCGACGTCGACGGCAAGCCGATCGGCGTTGTCAAGAATGGGCAGCCGCTTCGCATCCGGGTGTCGTGGTCGGGCTTCTCCGAGCACAAGCAGATCTACGCAAGTCTGCGGATCGATACCGCACGCCTTCAGGCGGTTACCGGGATTGAGGGGTACGACGGTGGCCTGTTCCTCGACGGGGACGGTGACCTGCCGGAACGCGGAAGCGTCATCTACGAGGTGCCCGAGCTCGCTCTTGGCGAAGGGCAATATTACATCTCCGCCGCCCTATGCCGGCACATGCTGCCCAAGGGCGCGGAAGCCATCCTGCACTATGTCGAGAAGGCGGCGCAGTTCTCGGTGTCGCGCAACTCGCTATGGCACTTCAACTATCTCTATGACCCGAAGTTCACCTGCAGTATCGAGCGAAGCTGA